One Peromyscus leucopus breed LL Stock chromosome 2, UCI_PerLeu_2.1, whole genome shotgun sequence DNA window includes the following coding sequences:
- the C2H1orf216 gene encoding UPF0500 protein C1orf216 homolog, translating into MFAAIQPGLAEGAQFLGGLPPGVCQPELQADNNSNFVESAKDANKNWHGVPGKREPTLVRSSSESPSDNQVFQAAGLLEAGVRSPPEGAEIPGAEPEKLSAASSVCSPLEDIGYASSSLSTDSLSSSPEPVCGTPRGPSPLDPLLPSVAQAVQQLQAQERYKEQEKEKHHAHLVMYRRLALLQWIRALQHQLVDQQARLQESFDTILDNRKELIRCLQQRDAPCRHQDHC; encoded by the coding sequence ATGTTCGCAGCCATCCAACCAGGGCTAGCAGAGGGGGCCCAGTTCCTGGGGGGCCTGCCTCCTGGAGTCTGTCAACCCGAGCTCCAAGCAGACAATAATTCCAACTTTGTGGAGAGTGCGAAGGATGCCAATAAGAATTGGCATGGTGTGCCAGGCAAAAGGGAACCCACCCTGGTGAGGAGTTCCTCTGAGTCACCCTCTGACAACCAGGTCTTCCAAGCCGCTGGGCTCCTGGAGGCGGGAGTCCGCAGCCCCCCGGAGGGTGCAGAGATCCCTGGGGCTGAGCCTGAGAAGCTGAGTGCCGCCAGCAGTGTCTGCTCTCCTCTGGAGGACATCGGCTATGCCAGCAGCTCCTTGAGCACCGacagcctcagcagcagcccagagCCTGTCTGTGGGACCCCTCGAGGCCCAAGCCCTCTGGACCCCCTTCTGCCCTCCGTGGCCCAGGCTGTGCAGCAGCTGCAGGCGCAGGAGCGCTACaaagagcaggagaaggagaaacACCATGCGCACTTGGTGATGTACCGGCGCTTGGCACTGCTCCAGTGGATCCGGGCTCTCCAGCACCAGCTGGTTGACCAGCAGGCCCGACTGCAAGAGAGCTTTGACACCATCCTAGACAACCGAAAGGAACTTATCCGCTGTCTCCAACAGAGGGACGCACCTTGCCGGCACCAGGACCATTGCTAA